The DNA sequence CAGGAAGAAGATCCTCCCCGCTAGGTCCAACGCGAGGCATCAAAGCCATCTCCTCAAAAACCCTCCCTTCCAAGCCCGCCCATGACCACGTCGGCGCCAAATACTCCCTTGTGTGCGGCCGATCACTGGGTGCATCAGTGAACCACAAAAGTTCATCAAGCAGCTTGTCCTCCCACATCCCCCAGAGGTTTTTCCATGATGTCAGCCTCTCGATCCGCTGAATAAGACTCGACACGGCAACAAGGCGGTCGTCAAAATACGTTAGTTGACAACCAGTATAGGCCGCCCGGACAGCGCGCCACGCTGAAAACAGCGCAGTGGATGAGTCTCCcccagaggaggaggaggaagaggctcgAATGCATTCCCTCAAGAAATCCGCCTTTGGAGAAAACcgaccaacctccccccaggGCTTGCTCTCCGTCGCCAAGCACTCGACACACTCCCAAGCCAAACCCCAGGTGCCGTAGTACACCGTCCTGGGTCCCAAAATCCGCTCCTGCAGAACCCACGCGCGCGTGTGCAGCGGTAAAGGGGAGCGATCAATCTGCAAAAACGTGTCAAGACGCTGGTGGCAATCAACGTGAAGCCCgtgagggagatggcagATTCGAAAAGCGAGCGGGTTCCGCGGCGTGTTCTCTTTGCCGTCGGGGCTCTTTTCTGCAAAGCACCCCTggacggaggagagggccGTCAAGGCGGAGATGGTGCAGACGGAATTCGCGTATATGTCACCCATGATCTTGGATTCGTCGCGCCAGTCGGCTTTGGAGTCTTGGATGATGCAGAGGGAGTCGATCCagatgtgtgtgtggccTAGCTGGCGCGTGACTCTTGCTGCCTCGCGGAAGGTTGGAGGAAGTTGGTTGAATGGGATCTGGTGTTGGAAGTCGGCGAGGTTGTCCAGGAGGAGTCGGAGGATTTTGGCCGCTCCCCAGCAGTGAGAAAGGGTGAGGTAGGGCGGTTTTGATTTGCTGAAGTTTTCTGTGAGGACGAGTCGTAGATTTAGGTTCTCATCTCCGGTGACTTGGATGAGCCGTGTCGGGTAGCCGTGGTTAGAGGTGCCGAGATTTGCCGCAAGGGCACAATCTTTATGACTTGTGACGCATTGCCTAAGCCATTCTCTTGCCAGAGCGGCCGAGACATCGTGGGAGAGAGACTTGGACAATCGTGCATTTCTGTAAATGCTGGGGTCTGGAAACATAAAAGGCGAAGCGGGCTCGGGCGGATTGTCAAGCCGTCCTTCCAAATTCCTAAAGACAGAAAGCTCCCCCATTATCTTTTCTCGAGTTTCCCCCGGATTGAGAATCCCGACTTTCAACCAGGCCCCTCCTGATCGTGAGACGAAGAGGCTGACCTGTACACTTCCAGAACCAATGTCGCTGCCTCTCAACACCCCAAAAAGCAGAGAACAGAGATGGCACCCTGATAGCGACGAAAGCTTGAGCTCAGAGAGGGAGGCATATGACCGAAAATTCTCGGTGCCCTTTTTCAGCGTCGGCAGGAGATCTGAGTTGGAAGCTGCGCTGTGGCAGGCTGTACACAAGACATGTTCTTCTGCCAGATCCGGAGATTGAGTAGCAGACATAGCATCCTGATGAGATTCCAAGCTCGAGGACGCAGGCGATTGACGAGAAACCGTCAAGCTATTGTGAACCGAGTTGGCTATCAGAGGGTTTGTCTTGCCGGAATCCTGCACCGGACCCAGCTCCGTCGTTACTGGTGGTTGAGAGCGAAAGCATGGGAAGCACCTGGGACAGGAAAGGGAGCTAGCTTA is a window from the Podospora pseudocomata strain CBS 415.72m chromosome 6, whole genome shotgun sequence genome containing:
- a CDS encoding hypothetical protein (COG:S; EggNog:ENOG503P2ZH), with translation MARLLSCFGCFPCFRSQPPVTTELGPVQDSGKTNPLIANSVHNSLTVSRQSPASSSLESHQDAMSATQSPDLAEEHVLCTACHSAASNSDLLPTLKKGTENFRSYASLSELKLSSLSGCHLCSLLFGVLRGSDIGSGSVQVSLFVSRSGGAWLKVGILNPGETREKIMGELSVFRNLEGRLDNPPEPASPFMFPDPSIYRNARLSKSLSHDVSAALAREWLRQCVTSHKDCALAANLGTSNHGYPTRLIQVTGDENLNLRLVLTENFSKSKPPYLTLSHCWGAAKILRLLLDNLADFQHQIPFNQLPPTFREAARVTRQLGHTHIWIDSLCIIQDSKADWRDESKIMGDIYANSVCTISALTALSSVQGCFAEKSPDGKENTPRNPLAFRICHLPHGLHVDCHQRLDTFLQIDRSPLPLHTRAWVLQERILGPRTVYYGTWGLAWECVECLATESKPWGEVGRFSPKADFLRECIRASSSSSSGGDSSTALFSAWRAVRAAYTGCQLTYFDDRLVAVSSLIQRIERLTSWKNLWGMWEDKLLDELLWFTDAPSDRPHTREYLAPTWSWAGLEGRVFEEMALMPRVGPSGEDLLPEWIGKVVETGMDEKGRGYVRLRGAVKRVMRRRDGSGGGLVDRDRGGDHAVASWAADTVEDSKRPLGIITGQQEGLCCLLLARNADENPDQVLDLGLVIRQNASGEAVRIGRFWQARGDTRPLFPAEIRESDMEDVLVI